The genomic window CGAAGGATTCGTCACGCACGTCCAGCACTTTGGCCTTGGCCTGGTTCACCACGCTGGGCGAATCGGACAGCTCGAGCTTCTGCTTCTGGGCGATGGCCTTGAGCTCGGTGTTGGCCTTGGTGTGGTCGTCGATGATGTGCTGGGCGAAGGTCTTCACGTCCGCGGACTGGCTCTTCTTCAGCGCCAGCTTGGCGGCGTCGATCTCCGCGAGGCCGGCGGCGGACGCCTCGCTGGCGAAGTTCTGCGCCTGGGCGTGGGGATCGGCCGCCAGCAACGGGGTGGCGAACAGCAGGGCGGCGCAGAGTGAGGCGCCGCGCAGGATGGCAGGTCCTTTCATGGGATTCTCCCGGTCGGGTGGACGGATCCTCGCAGGCGCGCGGCCTGTCGAGGCACAGTCGGTTGACGAGCGCAGCGCCACCGGGTTCAGAGTTTTACGCCAGCGGCAATCGCTTGCGCCGCCGGGCGGCATCCGCGGTAGGATGGCCGCGCCTATGCTTTGCTCCAATGAGCCAAGGGAGCGCAGACTTCATGCCCGATACCATCGACAGCACCGCCAAACTCGTCGAGGACGCGCGCTATCGCCTGCTGGTCGAAGCGGTCACCGACTACGCCATCTACATGCTCGACCCGCAGGGGCGCGTCAGCAGTTGGAGCTCCGGCGCGCAGCGCCTGAAGGGGTATGCCGCGGACGAGATTCTCGGCGAGCACTTCTCCCGTTTCTACACCCCCGCCGACCGCGAGGCCGGGTTGCCCGAGCTGGCCCTGGGCGAGGCGGCGCGCGTCGGCCGCTACGAGAGCGAAGGCTGGCGCCTGCACCGCGACGGCACCTCGTTCTGGGCCCACGTCGTCATCGATGCCATCCGCAACGCCGACGGCGAGTTGCTCGGCTTTGCCAAGATCACCCGCGACCGCACCGAACAACACGAGACCGAGGCCGCACTGCGACGCAGCGAGCAGCAGTTCCGCCTGCTGGTCAACGGGGTCACCGACTACGCCCTGTACATGCTCGACCCCGAGGGCCACGTCACCAGCTGGAACCCCGGCGCCGAACGGATCAAGGGCTATCACCCGGAAGAAATCATCGGCCGCCGCTTCGATTGCTTCTACTGCGAGGAAGACCGCGAGGGCGGCATTCCCGAAGCCAGCCTGAGCACCGCGCTGGCCGAAGGGCGCTACGAGGAGGAGCGCCTGCAGATGCGCAAGGACGGCTCGCGCTTCTGGGCCAACATCGTCATCGACCCGGTGCTGGACGACACCGGCAAGCTGCTGGGCTTTGCCAAGATCACCCGCGACATCACCGACAAGCGCCGTGCCCAGGAGGAACTGGAGCGCGCCCGCGACGAGCTGATCCAGTCGCAGAAGATGGAATCCCTGGGCCAGCTCACCGGCGGCGTCGCCCACGATTTCAACAACCTGCTGACGGTGATCCTCGGCGGCCTGCAACTGCTCGAGCGGCAACTGCCGCGCGACAACGAGAAGATCCAGACCGTCTGGCGCAACGCGCTGGAAGCCACGCGCCGTGGCGCCCAGCTGACCCAGCGGATGCTGGCGTTCGCCCGCAAGCAGCGGCTGTTCCCGCAGCCCATCCACCTGCCGGCGCTGCTGCAGGACATGAGCGAGCTGCTGGTCAGTTCGCTCGGGCCGACCATCAGCCTGGAGACGCGCTTCCCGTTGCAACTGGACTGCGTGATGAGCGACCAGAACCAGCTGGAGCTGGCGATCATCAACCTGGCCACCAATGCCCGCGATGCCATGCCCGGCGGTGGCAGCATCACCTTCTCGGCGCGTAACGCCCAGGTCGGGCCGCGCCAGAGCGGCAAGCTGGCGCCGGGGGATTACGTCTGCCTGGCGGTGACCGATTCCGGGCAGGGCATGGACATCGATACCTTGCGTCGTGCGGCCGAACCCTTCTTCACCACCAAGCCGACCGGCAAGGGCACGGGGCTGGGGCTGTCCATCGTTCACGGGTTGGCCCAGCAGCAGGGTGGTGCGCTGATGTTGCGCAGCACGCCAGGGTTGGGCACCACCGCGGAAATCTGGTTGCCGGCGGTGAAGGTCAGGGCGGAGCCCGAGGCACCCGGCGAGGCGCCGTCCGCGCAGGCGCCCGGCGAGCCGTCCGAGCCGCTTGGCATGCGCGTGCTGGTGGTGGACGACGATGCGCTGGTGCTGGCCGGCACCAGCGCCTTGCTGGCCGACCTCGGTTGCCAGGTGGCGCGCAGCGACTCGGCGCGGGCGGCGTTGCAGTTGCTGGAGCAGTCGCAGTTCGACCTGATGATCACCGACTTCGCCATGCCGGACATGGACGGCATGCTGCTGATCCAGCAGGTGCGCGAGGCGCATCCAGGGCTGACCTGCGTGCTCACCACCGGCTATGCCGGCCGACTCGACACGCTGGCCGACTCGGTGCTGCGCCTGCCCAAGCCGTTCGACCGCGAGCAGTTGCTGGCGCTGCTGTTGCAGGTGAAGCGCGCCGGGTAGAAAAACCGAACCTCCGCGCTGCGGGCACGGCCCAATGGGAACCACTGCCCAGCCGGAGGATTCGCCATGCATGCCGCCCCTTACGCCCAGCAACCCCAGCCCCAGGAAGCCCCGCCGGATCGCGAGAGCCAGGTTCCCGAGGACTTCCCCGAAGAAGTGCCCATGCAGCAGCCCCCGGAGGAACCGGTGCCGCGCCCCGAGCAGTGATACCGCGCTGTAGGAGCGGGCCATGCCCGCGATCCGCCGGCGGGCCGGCGCTCAGTGCTGGTGACATGCCTGTCAGCGTCTGCCGGCCTGATGGATTTCGCGGATAAATCCGCTCCCGCCATGCCCACCTGTAGGAGCGGGCCATGCCCGCGATCCGCCGGCAGGGCCGGCGCCTTGTTCGTGCTCGAATGTCGATCCTGTTTGACTGCGTCGACGTGGGCGTTCCCGCGCCGCTTCGGCGTGCGCGCGGACTTCCTGTTTCGCCCCCTCGGGCGAGTTACTTTCTCAAACGACAGAAAGTAACCAAAGGTCTCGCCCCGGACATCCGGTTTTTCGCTGAGGCGAAAAATACCCTCGCTCCATCGCAGTTCCAGGGGCACGCCGCGAAGGGCCATCCCTGGCCCATCGCGGCTCTCGCGGCATCCATGCCGCTCAACCCCTGGAACTTCGATTCCACTCGGCCTCCTGAACGGGGCGGTCGGAGTGTTCGGATGTTTTCCTGGAAGTCTTCAAAGCCAAAGCCGGGCCGTCGCGCAGTCGCTCTTCGTAGGGGCGAGGGGGGCGCCTAGTTCTTGCTCGCGAACCGCCCACACGGAACAGCGGACTTTGTCCGCCATCGCGTGCGCGGCACGCTCCTACAGGTGTGCTCCGGCGTGACGGGTTCGTAGGAGCGGACCTTGTCCGCGAAATCCGGTGAGGTGTACTCCGTAGCTCGGCAAGGCAGCCAACGTATCTCGCCCGTGCCGGAGTCGAGTGCGGCGCCAGCACGCTCTTCGAAGAGCCGCGCGGAACGCGACCTGTAGGAGCGGGCCATGCCCGCGATCCGTCGGCAGGGCCGACGGTCAGCACTGGTGACAGTCCTGTGAGCGTCTGGCGGTCTGATGGACTTCGCGGACAAGGTCCGCTCCTACGGGAGCCGGGATCCAGACCCGGCTATTCCTGCAGATATTCGCCCGACCCGTTCATCGCCTGGCCCCATAGCTCGAGGAAGCCGAACGCGGTGGTCAGCAGGACGAGGAAGCCGAAGCCCAGGATGCAGCCGGCGTAGAACACCGCGCTGCGCTGGGTGAGGCGCATGTAGATCGGCAGGCCGATGAACAGCAGCCAGGCGGAGTACGCCGTGGCCACGCCGGCGGCGAGGATCAGCAACCAGCGCGAGGGCAGCAGCGCGGCGACCCCGGCGAGCATCAGCGGCAGCGCCACGGCGGTGGAGAAGCCCATGCTGCGGTTGACGTTGGGGCGCACCTCGGTGCGGAACAGGACCCAGCGCGTCAGGTAGGCAATGATCACGATCCCGGCCACCAGGCCGACGTAGCACCAGAAGCTGAGCAACGCGCCGCTGGCCAGGCTCAGGTACTGGGTCTCGTCGTTGCCGGGCAGGCGCCAGCCCACCTGGGTGGTGCCGATGAACAGGCACACCGCGGGGATCAGCGGCATCAGCAGCCAGAACGGCAGGTAGGCGGCCGGATACTGGTCCGAGCTGTCGCGCAGCTCGCGCCAGGCCTGTTCGGGGTGGACGAAGAAGTGGGTCAGGGGGAAGGTCATGGCGTTCTCCTCGAGCCTCATGGAAAGATCAGCGGCGGTCCCGGTGCCCCGGACTCAGCCCCTCGGCTACCTCGCTCTCGATCAACGAGCCGGGGTCTTCGTTGCCCGGATCGTTGATCTGCGCGCGGGCCAGTTCGGGATCGTCGATCGCCGGGTCGAGGTCGCTCTGCGGCATCAGCCCCTCGCCGCGGTCACGGCGGTCGAGCAGCGGCAGCAATTGATCGTGGAATTCCTGCTGCTGGGCTTCCGACAGCGCGGCGAACCCGTGGTTGAGGATGTAGCGGGCGAGGATTTCCTCGCGGCTGTCCGCTTCCAGTACGCCGTCTTCGAGCAGCCGGCGAAGACCTTCCGAGCGTTCGACATCCTGATGATCATTCCAGCCCATCGTGTGCACCTCGCGATTCGGGTCGAGTGTGAGTGGCTCGGCACGAGCAGTGGCAGTGGGCGACGTCGTTCGCGGCGCCTATGGGGATGACCCGGGCAGGGCGCCGGGTGTTCGACGCCAGGGACGAACGGTTGCGCCATGCGATGGCGGCGCTCCCGTAGGAGCGGACCTTGTCCGCGAAATCCACCCGGCGGGTGCGTGCTGCCGGGTGATGCCGGGCGGGGCGCCGGCCTTGCCGGCGGATCGCGGGCGTGGCCCGCTCCTACAGGTGGCATGGCGCGGGCTCGCCGCATAATTCATCCGGCGGGTGGGTGATGCCGGGCGGGGTACACCTTCATCGCGCGGAATGAACCTTGGGCGTGGATTGTGGCCAGCCCAAGGACACGGGCGTGCTTCGCCCGAAGCCGAAGAGGAGACCTCGCCAATGTCCACGTTCGCCCTTGCCTCGTGGTTCTGGATCGCCGTGGCGATCATCATCGTGCTGCTGGACCTGTGGGCCATCGTCAGCATTTTTCGCAGCGACAAGGACGTGAATGCCAAGGCCCTGTGGTCGTTGCTGATCGTCATCTTCCCGGTGGTCGGGCTGGCCATCTGGGGTGTCGCCGGGCCGCGCGGGGTGGCCCAGGAACCGCCGGTGGACTGAGCGCCAGCGCCACCCCGCAGGACCCATCGCATTCCGGCATGGCCGGCATCGCCCTATGGTATTGGCCGGTTGCCGCGCACGGCTCTTAGCATCTCGTTCGTCACTTTCATCAGCAGCCTGACAACGAGAACAACAAGTGGACCTGGGAAAAATCCTGCGCCGCAGTGCGCTTTACTGGCCTGACCGCGAAGCCGTGGTCGACTCCCGCCTACGCCTCACCTTCGCCCAGCTCGAACGCCGCACCAACCGCCTGGCCTCCGGCCTGCTGGCGCTGGGGCTGGAGCAGGGCGCCCACGTGGCGATCCTGGCGCTCAACCGCGTCGAACTGGTGGAGGCGGAAGTCGCGCTCTACAAGAACGCCATGGTCAAGGTGCCGATCAATGCGCGCCTGGCCGCCGACGAAGTCATCAGTGTGCTGAAGGATTCGCGCAGCCAGGCGGTGATCGCCGATGCCGCCTTCGGCGCGCTGATCAACCAGCGCCGCGGTGAGCTGCCGGACCTCAGGCTGATCGTCCCGCTGGCCGACGAGGGCGCCGACGTGCCCTACGCCCAGGTGCTCGAACGCGGCAGCGAGGCGCACATCAGCTGCGACCCGGCGGACGACGCCCTGGCCGTGCTGCACTACACCTCCGGCAGTTCCGGCGTGCTCAAGGCCGCCATGCTCAGCGTCGGCAACCGCAAGGCGCTGGTGCGCAAGAGTATCGCAAGCCCGACCGGGCGGTCCGGGCCGGGCGACGTGATGGCCCACGTCGGCCCGATCACCCATGCCAGCGGCATGCAGATCATGCCGCTGCTCGCCGCCGGCGCGTGCAACCTGCTGGTGGAGCGCTACGACGACCGCCTGCTGCTGGAAACCATCCAGCGCGAGCGCGTCACCCGGCTGTTCCTGGTGCCGGCGATGATCAACCGCCTGGTGAACTTCCCCGGCGTGGAAAGCTACGACCTGAGCAGCCTGCGCCTGGTGATGTACGGCGCCGCGCCCATGGCGCCGGCGCTGGTGCGCCGCGCCATGCAGGTGTTCGGACCGATCCTCGCCCAGGGCTACGGCGCCGGCGAGACCTGCTCGCTGGTCACCGTGCTCACCGAGCAGGACCACATCGCCGCGCTGGACGATCCCAGGCGCCTGGCCTCCTGCGGGCGCTGCTATTTCGACACCGACCTGCGGGTGGTCAACGAGGACTTCGAGGATGTGAAGCCCGGCGAGATCGGCGAGATCGTCGTGCGCGGGCCGGACATCATGCAGGGCTACTGGCAGGCGCCGGAGCTGACCGCCGAGGTCATGCGCGACGGCTATTACCTCACCGGCGACCTCGCCACGGTGGACGAGCACGGCTACGTGTTCATCGTCGACCGCAAGAAGGAAATGATCATTTCCGGCGGCTTCAACATCTACCCCACCGAGGTCGAACAGGTGCTCTACAGCCTGCCGGAAGTCTTCGAGGCGGCGGTGGTCGGCGTGCCCGACGAGCAGTGGGGCGAGGCGGTCAAGGCGGTGGTGGTGCTCAAGCCCGGCATGCAGCTGGACGAGGCGCGGATCATCGAGCTGTGCGCTGCGCAGCTGGCCGGCTTCAAGAAGCCGCGCAGCGTGGACTTCGTCCGCGAGCTGCCGAAGAACCCCAACGGCAAGGTCGTGCGCCGCCTGGTGCGCGAACCCTATTGGCAGCACCAGGAACGGCGGATCTGAGGAGCACGACCATGCAAGCGATTCAACCCAGCGCCAAGGCGCAGGCGATCATCGACGACCTGCGCGGCTTCATCCGCGAGGAACTGTTGCCGCTGGAGCAGCGCGAGGGCATCCGCTTCGGCGAGAAGCACCCGCGCGAACTGCTGCGCAACCTGTGGCGGCGCTCCTGCGAGCGCGGCTTCTACAACATCATGCTGCCCGAGGAACTGGGCGGCGCGGGCCTGGGCATCGCCGACCTGTGCGCGGTGAAGGAAGCCGCCGCCAGCAGCGGCGCGGTGCTGGCCGCCCATGTGCTGGGCGAGCTGAGCGGCCCGCCGCGCATCGGCCACCTGTTCCGCGTCGCCAGCGACGAGCAGGTCGAACACTTCCTGCGCCCGGTGTGCCGCGCCGAGAAGGCCGTGTGCTTCGCCCTGACCGAGGCCGAGGCCGGCTCCGACGCGACGGCGATCAAGACCAGCGCACGCCGGGAAGGTGACCACTATGTGCTCGATGGCGCCAAGCGCTACATCTCCGGCGCGCCCTACGCGGATTTCGCCGTGCTGCTGGCGGTGACCGGGCCGGGCAAGGGCGCCGAGGGCATCTCGGCGTTCTTCGTCGACCTCGCCGCGCCCGGCGCGCAGGTGGTCTCCGACTACCAGGCGATGTCCGGCCCCGGCACCCACGGCGACATCCTCCTCGACGGGGTGAAGGTGCCGGTGGCGCACCGCATCGGCGAGGAGGGCAAGGGCTTCAAGCTGGCCATGGGGCGTATCACCCTTAACCGTCTGCTGCACTGCGCAACCATGCTCGGCATGGCCGAACTGGCGCTCAACCTGTCGGTGGATTACGCCCGCACGCGGGTGCAGTTCGGCCGGCCGATCGCCATGTTCCAGGCGGTCAGCCACATGATCGCCGACATGGCCACCGAGCTGTACGCCGCGCGCAGCATGATGTACGCCACGGCGGCCAGCTACGACGCCGGCGGCGACATCCGCACGCAGTCGTCGATGTGCAAGGTGTTCAGTTCCGAAACCGCCTTCCGCATCGCCGACCGCGCGGTGCAGGTGCACGGCGGCGCCGGCCTGATCAACGGGCATCCGGTGGAGTGGCTGTTCCGCGCGACCCGTATGATGCGCATCCTCACCGGGACCAGCGAAATCCAGCGCAACACCATCGCCAAGGGCATCCTCATGCCCGATTGATCGGGTGCCCGACCGCGCGAGCGCAGCACCCGACAAGAACAAGAGAGATAAGCGACATGCACAATTTCGATGCCCGACACAACGCCTATCAGCCCCGCCGCGCCTGGACGGTCGCCTTCCTGCTGGCGGCCATGATGCTGGTGAACTTCCTCGACAAGGTGGTGACCGGCCTGGTGGCGGTGCCGATGATGAAGGAGCTGAACCTGACCCCGGCCGAGTTCGGCCTGGTCGGCGGCAGCCTGCACTGGCTGTTCTCCATCTCCGCGGTGGTCGGCGGCTTCCTCGCCAACCGCCGCTCCACCCGCTGGCTGTTGCTGGGCATGGGCGCCTTCTGGGCGCTGGTGCAGTTGCCGATGCTCTATGCCACCTCGCTGTGGACGCTGGTGGCCTGCCGGGTGCTGCTGGGCGTGGGCGAGGGACCGGCCTCGCCGGTGGCCACCCACGCGCTGTACAAGTGGTTCCCCGACGAGCGCCGCAGCCTGCCGGTGGCGCTGCTGCATTCGGGCAGTGCCATGGGGCTGCTGATCGCCGGGCTGATGATCCCGTGGATCAGCACCCACTACGGCTGGCGCAGCAACTTTGCAGTGCTGGCGATCTTCGGCGCCATCTGGTGCGTGGCCTGGTTCTTCTTCGGCCAGGAGGGGCGGCTGGGTGAAAGCCCGCGCGGCCACGGCGGCGGCGAGCGCCTGCCGTACCGCCGCCTGCTGGG from Pseudomonas sp. GCEP-101 includes these protein-coding regions:
- a CDS encoding DUF4142 domain-containing protein, with protein sequence MKGPAILRGASLCAALLFATPLLAADPHAQAQNFASEASAAGLAEIDAAKLALKKSQSADVKTFAQHIIDDHTKANTELKAIAQKQKLELSDSPSVVNQAKAKVLDVRDESFDAAYANNQVGAHEDAVKLFSDAANNSADTEIKAFAQKTLPVLQQHLEMAKELVKAHPSK
- a CDS encoding hybrid sensor histidine kinase/response regulator translates to MPDTIDSTAKLVEDARYRLLVEAVTDYAIYMLDPQGRVSSWSSGAQRLKGYAADEILGEHFSRFYTPADREAGLPELALGEAARVGRYESEGWRLHRDGTSFWAHVVIDAIRNADGELLGFAKITRDRTEQHETEAALRRSEQQFRLLVNGVTDYALYMLDPEGHVTSWNPGAERIKGYHPEEIIGRRFDCFYCEEDREGGIPEASLSTALAEGRYEEERLQMRKDGSRFWANIVIDPVLDDTGKLLGFAKITRDITDKRRAQEELERARDELIQSQKMESLGQLTGGVAHDFNNLLTVILGGLQLLERQLPRDNEKIQTVWRNALEATRRGAQLTQRMLAFARKQRLFPQPIHLPALLQDMSELLVSSLGPTISLETRFPLQLDCVMSDQNQLELAIINLATNARDAMPGGGSITFSARNAQVGPRQSGKLAPGDYVCLAVTDSGQGMDIDTLRRAAEPFFTTKPTGKGTGLGLSIVHGLAQQQGGALMLRSTPGLGTTAEIWLPAVKVRAEPEAPGEAPSAQAPGEPSEPLGMRVLVVDDDALVLAGTSALLADLGCQVARSDSARAALQLLEQSQFDLMITDFAMPDMDGMLLIQQVREAHPGLTCVLTTGYAGRLDTLADSVLRLPKPFDREQLLALLLQVKRAG
- a CDS encoding Yip1 family protein, producing the protein MTFPLTHFFVHPEQAWRELRDSSDQYPAAYLPFWLLMPLIPAVCLFIGTTQVGWRLPGNDETQYLSLASGALLSFWCYVGLVAGIVIIAYLTRWVLFRTEVRPNVNRSMGFSTAVALPLMLAGVAALLPSRWLLILAAGVATAYSAWLLFIGLPIYMRLTQRSAVFYAGCILGFGFLVLLTTAFGFLELWGQAMNGSGEYLQE
- a CDS encoding PLD nuclease N-terminal domain-containing protein; the protein is MSTFALASWFWIAVAIIIVLLDLWAIVSIFRSDKDVNAKALWSLLIVIFPVVGLAIWGVAGPRGVAQEPPVD
- a CDS encoding AMP-binding protein, which gives rise to MDLGKILRRSALYWPDREAVVDSRLRLTFAQLERRTNRLASGLLALGLEQGAHVAILALNRVELVEAEVALYKNAMVKVPINARLAADEVISVLKDSRSQAVIADAAFGALINQRRGELPDLRLIVPLADEGADVPYAQVLERGSEAHISCDPADDALAVLHYTSGSSGVLKAAMLSVGNRKALVRKSIASPTGRSGPGDVMAHVGPITHASGMQIMPLLAAGACNLLVERYDDRLLLETIQRERVTRLFLVPAMINRLVNFPGVESYDLSSLRLVMYGAAPMAPALVRRAMQVFGPILAQGYGAGETCSLVTVLTEQDHIAALDDPRRLASCGRCYFDTDLRVVNEDFEDVKPGEIGEIVVRGPDIMQGYWQAPELTAEVMRDGYYLTGDLATVDEHGYVFIVDRKKEMIISGGFNIYPTEVEQVLYSLPEVFEAAVVGVPDEQWGEAVKAVVVLKPGMQLDEARIIELCAAQLAGFKKPRSVDFVRELPKNPNGKVVRRLVREPYWQHQERRI
- a CDS encoding acyl-CoA dehydrogenase family protein, translating into MQAIQPSAKAQAIIDDLRGFIREELLPLEQREGIRFGEKHPRELLRNLWRRSCERGFYNIMLPEELGGAGLGIADLCAVKEAAASSGAVLAAHVLGELSGPPRIGHLFRVASDEQVEHFLRPVCRAEKAVCFALTEAEAGSDATAIKTSARREGDHYVLDGAKRYISGAPYADFAVLLAVTGPGKGAEGISAFFVDLAAPGAQVVSDYQAMSGPGTHGDILLDGVKVPVAHRIGEEGKGFKLAMGRITLNRLLHCATMLGMAELALNLSVDYARTRVQFGRPIAMFQAVSHMIADMATELYAARSMMYATAASYDAGGDIRTQSSMCKVFSSETAFRIADRAVQVHGGAGLINGHPVEWLFRATRMMRILTGTSEIQRNTIAKGILMPD
- a CDS encoding MFS transporter; this translates as MHNFDARHNAYQPRRAWTVAFLLAAMMLVNFLDKVVTGLVAVPMMKELNLTPAEFGLVGGSLHWLFSISAVVGGFLANRRSTRWLLLGMGAFWALVQLPMLYATSLWTLVACRVLLGVGEGPASPVATHALYKWFPDERRSLPVALLHSGSAMGLLIAGLMIPWISTHYGWRSNFAVLAIFGAIWCVAWFFFGQEGRLGESPRGHGGGERLPYRRLLGDSTVLANYFCHFAANWSLALTLTWVPAYLESGLGMSALNAGRLFGLFVLVTMPLSLFMAWLSQRLLRAGVSSRVARGVFVSACLLASGVLSISLLADLPVALRMTYMTLSGGLALVMYSVGPAMLAEVTPTAQRGSVLAIGNAFASLAGLSAPIVTGFLVQRSGGLDGAGYAHGFAVSGVLLVVAGLVGLAWMRPQRSRAQLSGEMAGAH